One Rhodococcus sp. P1Y DNA window includes the following coding sequences:
- a CDS encoding APC family permease, which translates to MTSNTDSGMDDFGYKESLDRSLGKFASFAAGVSYISILTGTFQLFYFGFGTAGPAYLWSWPLVFVGQFCVALCFMELAAKYPVAGSVYNWAKLLGRRIVGWSAGWLMLTASIVTLAAVVLALQLNLPRIWTGFQIIGDGSGDNDFATNAVLLGAIMIAITTTINALGVKLMAMINSAGVFIELIAAVLIAIILAANITRGPEVFFSTNGYGAGVSGGFLAAFLVASLASGYVMYGFDTASSLGEETVEPRRTAPKAILRAILASFVIGGAILVFAVMAAPDLDDPSLGTPEGSLQSIVESVMWGPLGTIFLICIVIAVIVCSLAVHTAAIRLTFAMARDNALPFGESLARVNPKTQTPVVPAITIGVLAILILVVNVGQPQIFTVLTSIAIIMIYLAYLMVTGPLLVKRLKGQWPPKDLKPGGYFTMGKWGMLVNVVAVVWGAGMALNLAWPRVEVYGSPWYNTWGAFVYIGGILGVGLIWYSVTGRHHIGTLQSHASTGDDRSAA; encoded by the coding sequence ATGACATCCAACACCGACAGCGGCATGGACGATTTCGGTTACAAGGAATCACTCGATCGAAGCTTGGGCAAGTTCGCTTCGTTCGCCGCAGGCGTCAGCTACATATCCATCCTCACCGGAACGTTCCAGCTGTTCTATTTCGGGTTCGGCACAGCGGGGCCTGCGTATCTATGGTCGTGGCCGTTGGTGTTCGTGGGCCAATTCTGTGTCGCACTGTGTTTCATGGAGTTGGCTGCGAAATATCCTGTGGCCGGATCGGTGTACAACTGGGCAAAGCTGCTGGGCCGGCGCATCGTCGGCTGGTCTGCGGGCTGGTTGATGCTGACCGCGTCCATAGTCACTCTCGCGGCCGTGGTTCTCGCACTCCAGCTGAACCTGCCCCGAATTTGGACCGGATTTCAGATCATCGGCGACGGCAGCGGGGACAACGACTTCGCGACCAACGCCGTGTTGCTCGGTGCGATCATGATTGCGATCACCACCACGATCAACGCGCTCGGCGTCAAGCTGATGGCCATGATCAACAGCGCCGGTGTGTTCATCGAGCTGATCGCCGCTGTGCTCATCGCGATCATCCTTGCAGCGAACATCACCCGAGGCCCTGAGGTCTTCTTCTCCACCAACGGATACGGCGCGGGTGTGAGCGGCGGCTTCCTCGCGGCGTTCCTCGTCGCCTCTCTCGCATCCGGCTACGTCATGTACGGATTCGACACGGCGAGTTCGCTGGGCGAGGAGACTGTCGAACCGAGAAGGACTGCTCCGAAAGCAATTCTGCGGGCGATACTCGCATCGTTCGTGATCGGCGGTGCAATTCTCGTGTTCGCAGTGATGGCCGCGCCGGACCTGGACGACCCTTCCTTGGGCACCCCTGAAGGGAGCCTGCAGTCGATCGTCGAGTCCGTGATGTGGGGTCCACTAGGCACGATCTTCCTGATCTGCATCGTCATCGCAGTCATCGTCTGCTCACTCGCCGTACATACCGCTGCGATCCGGCTCACATTCGCTATGGCTCGTGACAATGCGCTGCCCTTCGGCGAAAGCCTGGCAAGGGTCAACCCCAAGACGCAGACTCCGGTGGTGCCCGCGATCACGATCGGAGTGCTCGCGATCTTGATTCTCGTCGTCAACGTCGGCCAGCCTCAGATCTTCACCGTCCTGACTTCGATCGCGATCATCATGATCTACCTCGCCTACCTGATGGTGACCGGGCCATTGCTCGTCAAAAGGCTCAAAGGTCAATGGCCACCTAAGGATCTGAAGCCGGGCGGTTACTTCACGATGGGCAAGTGGGGCATGCTCGTCAATGTGGTCGCGGTCGTCTGGGGCGCAGGAATGGCACTGAATCTGGCATGGCCGCGAGTCGAGGTGTACGGCAGTCCTTGGTACAACACATGGGGTGCGTTCGTGTACATCGGAGGCATCCTCGGTGTCGGCTTGATCTGGTACTCCGTCACCGGTCGCCACCACATCGGTACATTGCAATCTCATGCATCCACCGGTGACGACAGGAGCGCAGCGTGA
- a CDS encoding GMC family oxidoreductase codes for MTDTVFDYVIAGGGTAGCVLAARLSEDPTVTVCLVEAGPSDVGDDNILELSEWMHLLDSGYDWDYPVEPQERGNSFMRHARAKVLGGCSSHNSCIAFHPPAETLDDWEAAGATGWGSKDIVPLVARVENNDTGRGHDGPVRIRDIPPEDPCGTAVLESAAEVGLPTVKFNRGTTVLNGAGWFQINAGEDGKRMSTSHAYLHPILDSRPNLEVRTNCWISEILIDDQLSATGVRYQRPDLTGYDTVSASREVIVTAGAIDTPKLLMLSGIGPAEQLRAMGIAVRVDAPGVGENLDDHVEGLVFWEASRPMVTTSSQWWEIGVFATTQPDLSYPDLMMHYGSVPFDMNTLRWGYPTTDNGFCLTPNVTQGRSRGTVRLRSRDFRDRAKVDPRYFTDPEGHDDAVMLAGLKLAREIAAQDPLTAWIGRELAPGPDAVTDEDLLDYVHKTHNTVYHPAGTARMGAVGDVMAVLDPELRVKGVRNLRVVDASAMPKLPSVNPNITVMTMAEKCADLVRGRHS; via the coding sequence GTGACCGACACCGTCTTCGATTACGTCATTGCAGGAGGAGGCACCGCAGGCTGTGTCCTTGCGGCCAGGCTGAGCGAGGATCCCACCGTCACGGTGTGCCTGGTCGAGGCGGGTCCATCGGATGTCGGGGACGACAACATCCTCGAACTGTCCGAGTGGATGCATCTGCTGGACTCCGGCTACGACTGGGACTACCCCGTCGAGCCGCAGGAGCGCGGCAACAGTTTCATGCGTCACGCGCGAGCCAAGGTTCTGGGCGGGTGTTCGTCGCACAACTCCTGTATCGCATTTCATCCACCGGCGGAGACCTTGGACGATTGGGAGGCCGCCGGCGCGACTGGATGGGGTTCGAAGGACATCGTGCCCTTGGTGGCGCGCGTCGAGAACAACGACACCGGTCGCGGACACGACGGCCCCGTTCGCATCCGCGACATTCCGCCCGAGGATCCCTGTGGCACGGCGGTTCTGGAGTCCGCGGCCGAGGTCGGGTTGCCGACCGTGAAGTTCAACCGGGGTACCACCGTTCTCAACGGTGCAGGGTGGTTCCAGATCAACGCAGGCGAGGACGGAAAGAGGATGTCCACCTCGCACGCGTACCTGCACCCGATATTGGATTCGCGTCCCAATCTCGAAGTGCGCACGAATTGTTGGATCAGTGAGATCCTGATCGACGACCAATTGTCGGCGACGGGCGTGCGATACCAGCGGCCGGATCTGACCGGTTACGACACCGTGTCCGCGTCACGAGAGGTGATAGTCACCGCAGGTGCGATCGACACCCCCAAATTGCTCATGTTGTCCGGGATCGGACCCGCAGAACAATTGCGCGCTATGGGAATCGCAGTGCGAGTCGACGCGCCCGGGGTGGGGGAGAACCTCGACGACCACGTCGAAGGCCTCGTGTTCTGGGAGGCGTCGCGACCCATGGTGACGACGTCGTCGCAATGGTGGGAGATCGGTGTTTTCGCAACGACGCAGCCGGATCTGTCGTATCCGGATCTGATGATGCACTACGGCAGCGTTCCGTTCGACATGAACACTCTGCGATGGGGCTATCCGACCACGGACAATGGATTCTGCCTGACGCCCAACGTCACTCAGGGCCGCTCCCGCGGAACTGTTCGACTACGCAGCCGAGATTTCCGCGACAGGGCGAAGGTGGATCCGCGGTATTTCACCGACCCCGAGGGACACGACGACGCAGTGATGCTCGCGGGACTGAAACTCGCGCGTGAGATTGCTGCGCAGGACCCGCTCACAGCGTGGATCGGGCGTGAGCTCGCTCCCGGTCCGGACGCTGTGACCGACGAAGATCTTCTCGATTACGTGCACAAGACGCACAACACCGTCTACCACCCGGCAGGCACCGCCCGTATGGGCGCTGTGGGCGACGTGATGGCAGTCCTCGACCCCGAGCTTCGCGTCAAAGGTGTCAGAAATCTTCGTGTGGTCGACGCATCTGCGATGCCCAAACTCCCATCGGTCAATCCGAACATCACCGTCATGACGATGGCGGAGAAGTGTGCAGATCTCGTCCGTGGTCGACACAGCTGA
- a CDS encoding MGH1-like glycoside hydrolase domain-containing protein — protein MTDDADTPSTAEHSRLAESPGVSGPWRQWGPYLAGRQWGTVREDYSADGDAWQSFPFDQSHARAYRWGEDGLGGISDRFGFLNFAFALWNRKDPILKERLFGLTNGEGNHGEDAKEYWWVVDGTPTHSWMQWLYRYPQAEYPYQQLREENARRGRDEREYELSDTGILEGNRFFDVQVTYAKASPDDICIVISITNNGPEAASVDLLPHLWLRNTWSWGRDERGGILKEVVPPELQSGGMRAIEAEHGFLGRYYLAAEGHPEAVFCDNETNSAELWGQENRSRYSKDGIGHRVVNGDNAAVNPDKTGTKSAFWFSFDDIAPGATVEVKLRLSTNAPDEQTFGRGFDAVVADRRAEADEFYGKVIGEDLDDEDRHVARRAYAGLLWTKQLYRYDVEQWLEGDKVGEPAPESRQGPGGRNTHWRHLALADVISMPDEWEYPWFAAWDLAFHTIPLAHVDPDFAKEQLVLMCREWSMHPNGQLPAYEWEFGDVNPPVHAWAAWHVYRIDGYRDREFLVRVFTKLLLNFAWWVNRKDSEGSNIFEGGFLGMDNIGLFNRSAPLPPGFRLEQSDATSWMAFYCQQMFKISLELARHDSAWDDVATKFFAHFLSIAKAVKSFGSQHISLWHEEDGFFYDVLVPPQGDAVPLRVRSMVGLLPILGATEIPSWVEEECPDLTARLRWVQRRRPEMISPLLARKDGDEVRVLLSLVEPERLKRVLSRMFDSEEFLSQFGIRSLSASYREGVTYDIDGRSLSIEYEPGESRTGMFGGNSNWRGPIWFPVNVLLADKLRAYGRHYGDSFTIEIPTGSGNHCTLTDAADLIDNGLASLFRPVNGKRPADGERIESSNDPLWSVHPTFNEYFDGDTGEGLGASHQTGWTGLVAHLLRPRLPL, from the coding sequence GTGACCGACGACGCTGACACGCCTTCCACCGCCGAACATTCTCGCCTCGCCGAATCGCCGGGAGTCTCGGGACCCTGGCGGCAGTGGGGGCCGTACCTGGCCGGCCGGCAGTGGGGGACGGTGCGTGAGGACTATTCGGCCGACGGCGATGCATGGCAGTCGTTCCCCTTCGACCAGTCGCATGCGCGTGCATACCGCTGGGGGGAGGACGGACTCGGTGGTATCAGCGATCGGTTCGGGTTTCTGAACTTCGCGTTCGCGCTGTGGAATCGTAAGGATCCAATTCTCAAGGAACGGCTCTTCGGGCTCACCAACGGAGAGGGCAATCACGGCGAGGATGCCAAAGAATACTGGTGGGTCGTCGACGGCACCCCCACGCACAGCTGGATGCAGTGGCTGTATCGGTACCCCCAGGCGGAATACCCGTATCAGCAGCTACGCGAGGAGAATGCCCGTCGTGGGCGTGACGAGCGCGAATACGAACTGTCGGACACCGGAATCCTGGAAGGCAACAGGTTCTTCGACGTCCAGGTCACCTACGCCAAGGCGTCCCCCGACGACATTTGTATCGTCATTTCGATCACGAACAACGGGCCCGAGGCGGCGTCGGTCGACCTGCTTCCTCATCTGTGGCTACGCAATACGTGGTCTTGGGGTCGCGACGAACGCGGCGGAATACTGAAAGAGGTTGTGCCGCCGGAACTTCAGTCGGGTGGGATGCGCGCAATCGAAGCCGAGCACGGATTCCTCGGCAGGTATTACCTCGCGGCGGAGGGCCATCCCGAGGCCGTGTTCTGCGACAACGAGACCAACTCGGCCGAGTTGTGGGGACAGGAGAACAGGTCCCGGTACAGCAAGGACGGGATCGGGCATCGAGTGGTGAACGGGGACAATGCAGCCGTCAACCCGGACAAGACAGGAACCAAGTCGGCATTCTGGTTTTCGTTCGACGACATTGCTCCGGGCGCGACCGTCGAGGTGAAGCTTCGCCTGTCCACCAACGCGCCGGACGAACAGACGTTCGGCCGAGGGTTCGACGCGGTCGTCGCCGATCGGCGCGCCGAAGCTGACGAGTTCTACGGAAAGGTCATCGGCGAGGACCTCGACGACGAGGATCGGCACGTGGCGCGTCGCGCATATGCAGGCCTTCTGTGGACCAAGCAGCTCTACCGATACGACGTCGAGCAATGGCTCGAAGGTGACAAGGTGGGAGAACCGGCTCCGGAGTCCCGGCAGGGTCCGGGTGGACGCAACACGCATTGGCGTCACCTTGCGTTGGCCGATGTGATCTCTATGCCCGACGAGTGGGAGTATCCCTGGTTTGCGGCGTGGGACTTGGCGTTTCACACAATTCCGCTCGCGCATGTCGACCCGGATTTCGCGAAGGAACAACTGGTGTTGATGTGCAGGGAGTGGTCGATGCACCCCAACGGTCAACTGCCGGCGTACGAATGGGAGTTCGGAGATGTCAACCCGCCGGTGCACGCATGGGCCGCGTGGCACGTCTATCGCATCGACGGGTATCGAGACCGCGAGTTTCTCGTTCGTGTCTTCACCAAGCTGTTGCTCAACTTTGCGTGGTGGGTCAACCGGAAGGACTCCGAGGGATCGAACATCTTCGAGGGCGGGTTCCTCGGAATGGACAACATCGGACTGTTCAACAGGTCGGCACCGCTGCCACCGGGATTTCGGCTGGAGCAGTCGGATGCCACGAGTTGGATGGCGTTCTACTGCCAGCAGATGTTCAAGATATCGCTGGAACTCGCCCGCCACGACAGTGCGTGGGACGACGTCGCGACCAAATTCTTCGCGCATTTCCTCTCGATCGCAAAGGCGGTCAAATCCTTCGGTTCGCAGCATATTTCGTTGTGGCACGAGGAGGACGGCTTCTTCTACGACGTCTTGGTGCCGCCCCAGGGTGACGCCGTTCCGTTGCGGGTCCGCTCGATGGTCGGGTTGTTGCCGATTCTCGGCGCGACGGAGATACCGTCGTGGGTCGAGGAAGAATGCCCGGATTTGACGGCGAGGCTGCGTTGGGTGCAGCGCCGCAGGCCCGAGATGATCAGTCCTCTCCTGGCGCGCAAGGACGGGGACGAGGTGCGTGTGCTGCTCTCGCTGGTAGAGCCCGAGCGACTGAAAAGAGTTCTCTCGCGCATGTTCGACTCCGAAGAATTTTTGTCACAGTTCGGAATTCGATCACTGTCTGCCTCCTATCGGGAGGGGGTCACGTACGACATCGATGGGCGAAGCCTGTCCATCGAATACGAACCGGGGGAGTCCAGGACCGGGATGTTCGGCGGGAACTCCAACTGGCGCGGACCGATTTGGTTCCCGGTCAATGTCCTACTCGCCGACAAGCTCCGCGCCTACGGACGTCACTACGGAGATTCCTTCACGATCGAGATTCCCACTGGGTCCGGTAATCACTGCACACTGACCGACGCCGCCGATCTCATCGACAATGGACTTGCCTCGTTGTTCCGGCCGGTGAACGGGAAACGCCCGGCCGACGGTGAGCGGATAGAGTCGAGTAACGATCCACTGTGGAGCGTTCATCCGACCTTCAACGAGTACTTCGACGGTGACACCGGTGAAGGTCTCGGCGCGTCGCATCAGACAGGGTGGACGGGACTGGTCGCGCACCTACTTCGGCCTCGGCTGCCATTGTGA
- a CDS encoding putative nucleotidyltransferase substrate binding domain-containing protein: protein MVDTAEFLRRFPPFQSATPGELADLAAHAVRFEYGSDATILDVEMRDVDSVWVVESGRVVILAPDETVPIDAVDVGGVFGFSAMLSGSSFGFVARTTEPSALLRLPGQLMRPLFAEPAGLKFLADAVSTANSQVGGAVDRTTKRTVGELLSGPAVLVDPDTHVRVAVVQMTERGSSCVVIPLASGSYGIFTDRDLRIRVVAAGISVDTPIRHVMTAPAATVTADRLAATVLVDMLDRGLRHMPVTSARGDVLGVVEDSELHAASTRRSFVLRRAVALASDADELAVAARRIPGLAVDLFRGGTDAAAVSAILSVVIDSVVRRSLELEWSADPEVPRTEMAWLTLGSVARREAMPSSDVDSALSWSDRLTDPADRGRTRDTALMELAARVHRTLAACGLPADTNGALASSPRFARSASQWRTAAAHWLSNPFGDRGNPSGDSGLIMSSLLVDGRVVWGNSDLHTVPQVYRTMAEDHPDALRLQLRDALAGRARLRSLRDVLARRGGTFDLKSHAITPIVNLARWGGMSVGLASASTPARLAAASGNGLLDDRDVGVLTEVFEMLQRLRLGHQIEQIEAGVQPGDILVMADLSPLERSSLGDGVREIAAVQRRVGYVASNVGVRP from the coding sequence GTGGTCGACACAGCTGAGTTTCTCCGCCGGTTCCCGCCGTTCCAGTCCGCGACCCCCGGCGAGCTCGCAGACCTCGCCGCGCACGCTGTTCGCTTCGAATACGGCAGCGACGCAACAATTCTCGATGTCGAGATGCGTGACGTCGATTCGGTGTGGGTGGTCGAGAGTGGTCGCGTGGTCATTCTGGCGCCCGATGAGACGGTTCCGATCGATGCCGTCGACGTAGGTGGAGTGTTCGGATTCTCGGCCATGCTGTCCGGCTCGTCGTTCGGGTTCGTCGCTCGGACGACCGAGCCCAGTGCCCTTCTTCGATTGCCGGGCCAGCTCATGCGGCCCCTGTTTGCCGAGCCCGCGGGTCTGAAGTTTCTTGCCGACGCGGTGTCGACGGCCAACTCTCAGGTCGGAGGCGCCGTCGACCGGACGACGAAGCGCACGGTCGGCGAGTTGCTGTCCGGACCTGCGGTTCTGGTCGATCCCGACACCCACGTGCGAGTCGCGGTTGTGCAGATGACCGAACGCGGCAGTTCGTGTGTGGTGATCCCGCTAGCGAGCGGCTCGTACGGGATCTTCACCGACCGGGATCTCCGAATTCGAGTCGTCGCGGCAGGAATCAGTGTGGATACACCGATACGACACGTCATGACCGCGCCGGCCGCCACGGTGACCGCCGACCGCCTCGCGGCCACCGTTCTGGTGGACATGCTCGACCGCGGGTTGCGGCACATGCCGGTGACGTCGGCCCGCGGTGACGTGCTCGGTGTCGTCGAGGACAGTGAACTACACGCGGCGTCGACGAGACGCAGTTTCGTTCTCAGGCGAGCTGTGGCGCTCGCGTCGGACGCCGACGAACTGGCGGTCGCCGCACGCAGAATCCCCGGTTTGGCTGTCGATCTCTTCCGCGGGGGCACCGATGCGGCGGCAGTCAGCGCGATTCTGTCGGTCGTCATCGACAGCGTCGTACGCCGGTCGCTGGAGCTCGAGTGGTCTGCCGATCCGGAGGTGCCGCGAACCGAGATGGCGTGGTTGACGCTCGGGAGCGTCGCGCGACGCGAAGCTATGCCGTCGTCGGACGTCGACAGCGCCCTGTCCTGGTCCGATCGGCTGACAGACCCGGCGGACAGGGGTCGCACCAGGGACACGGCCCTCATGGAACTCGCGGCTCGTGTACACCGCACCCTCGCTGCCTGCGGATTGCCCGCCGATACCAACGGCGCTCTCGCCAGTTCTCCAAGATTTGCGCGATCGGCCTCTCAGTGGCGTACCGCAGCGGCGCATTGGCTCAGCAATCCGTTCGGGGATCGAGGAAATCCCTCCGGCGACTCCGGTCTGATCATGTCCTCACTGCTCGTCGATGGACGAGTCGTGTGGGGTAACAGTGATCTGCACACTGTTCCCCAGGTGTATCGCACGATGGCGGAGGACCATCCGGATGCCCTGCGTCTTCAGCTGCGCGATGCGCTTGCGGGGCGCGCGAGACTCAGATCGTTGCGCGACGTTCTGGCCAGACGCGGAGGGACCTTCGACCTCAAATCGCACGCGATCACTCCGATCGTGAATCTGGCCAGATGGGGAGGCATGTCTGTCGGACTCGCGTCGGCGTCGACGCCCGCCAGACTGGCGGCGGCGTCGGGTAACGGGTTGCTGGACGATCGCGACGTCGGCGTTCTGACCGAGGTATTCGAGATGCTTCAGCGACTTCGGCTCGGCCACCAGATAGAGCAGATCGAAGCAGGCGTTCAGCCGGGCGACATTCTGGTGATGGCCGACCTATCCCCGCTGGAGCGGAGCTCACTCGGAGACGGGGTCCGTGAAATCGCAGCGGTACAGCGTCGGGTGGGATACGTGGCCAGCAACGTCGGCGTGCGTCCATGA
- a CDS encoding aldehyde dehydrogenase family protein produces MEFGNLRPSLLVDGAWVGASDGGTREIIDPSNGSVVLVVDEATPDDALRAVDAARRTFDEGSWASTPVADRTALLTAIADLLQRDKEQLAHIETLDTGKTLAESRIDIDDVTSVFRYYAELAAVHGDRLVDVGRPEVISRVVHEPIGVCVMIAPWNYPLLQISWKIAPALAAGCTMVLKPSEVTPLSTIAFVKLVEEAGVPSGVVNLVQGSGAVLGEALTANPDVDFISFTGGLATGRTILATAAANVTKVAVELGGKNPHIVFADAVEDQQDFDDSVDHVLTGVFLHSGQVCSAGTRLIVEDSIADRFVAAVAERARGIKMGPGLDEASETGPLVSEAQRTKIENFVALGVDEGAELVIGGARPEDPDLADGSYFLPTIFDKCDRSMNIVQEETFGPILTVERFTTEEEALRLGNDTNYGLAAGVRTSDSARGERMVRGLRHGTVWLNDFGIYTAAAEWGGFKRSGNGRELGPSGLSEYQEAKHIWHNTAPAAAGWFHIR; encoded by the coding sequence ATCGAGTTTGGCAACCTGCGGCCCTCCCTTCTCGTCGACGGCGCCTGGGTGGGCGCCTCCGACGGAGGGACACGCGAGATCATCGATCCTTCGAACGGCAGCGTTGTTCTCGTGGTCGACGAAGCCACCCCGGACGACGCGCTGCGGGCTGTCGATGCAGCGCGCCGAACGTTCGACGAGGGGTCGTGGGCGTCGACGCCGGTCGCCGACCGAACTGCCCTGCTGACCGCAATCGCAGATCTACTTCAGCGCGACAAGGAACAACTCGCGCACATCGAGACGCTCGATACCGGGAAGACGTTGGCGGAGAGTCGAATCGATATCGACGACGTGACCTCGGTTTTTCGTTACTACGCCGAGCTGGCCGCGGTGCACGGTGACCGACTCGTCGACGTGGGTCGGCCCGAGGTCATCAGTCGGGTGGTGCACGAGCCGATCGGCGTGTGCGTGATGATCGCGCCGTGGAACTACCCACTGCTGCAGATCTCGTGGAAGATCGCTCCTGCACTGGCAGCCGGATGCACGATGGTACTCAAGCCGAGCGAGGTGACCCCGTTGAGCACCATCGCCTTCGTCAAGCTCGTCGAAGAAGCCGGAGTGCCGTCCGGGGTGGTCAACCTCGTTCAGGGAAGCGGCGCAGTGCTCGGCGAAGCGTTGACGGCCAACCCCGACGTCGACTTCATCTCGTTCACGGGTGGACTTGCCACCGGACGGACCATCCTCGCTACGGCCGCCGCGAACGTCACCAAGGTGGCGGTCGAATTGGGCGGTAAGAATCCGCACATCGTGTTCGCCGACGCAGTCGAGGATCAGCAGGACTTCGACGATTCGGTGGACCACGTGCTGACCGGAGTGTTTCTGCACTCCGGGCAGGTGTGCTCGGCCGGAACTCGGCTGATAGTCGAGGACTCCATCGCCGACCGATTCGTTGCAGCCGTTGCCGAACGCGCGCGTGGGATCAAGATGGGCCCGGGTCTCGACGAGGCCAGCGAGACTGGACCGCTGGTGTCGGAGGCCCAACGCACCAAGATCGAGAATTTCGTTGCGCTCGGGGTCGACGAGGGCGCCGAACTGGTGATCGGGGGCGCGAGGCCCGAAGATCCGGATCTCGCCGACGGCAGCTACTTTCTTCCGACGATCTTCGACAAATGCGATCGCTCGATGAATATCGTGCAAGAGGAGACGTTCGGCCCCATACTCACTGTTGAGCGTTTCACAACCGAGGAGGAAGCTCTACGGCTCGGCAACGACACGAACTACGGTCTCGCGGCAGGCGTACGAACATCGGACAGTGCGCGAGGTGAACGTATGGTGCGTGGATTGCGCCACGGAACGGTGTGGCTCAACGATTTCGGTATCTATACGGCCGCCGCCGAATGGGGCGGGTTCAAGCGTTCCGGTAACGGACGGGAACTTGGACCGTCCGGTTTGTCCGAATATCAAGAAGCGAAACACATTTGGCACAACACCGCGCCAGCGGCGGCGGGGTGGTTTCACATCCGATAG
- a CDS encoding alcohol dehydrogenase catalytic domain-containing protein yields MKIRGAVLEEIGRPRPFAESLPISISELELAPPGPGELLVRIEAAGLCHSDLSVVDGNRVRPVPMLLGHEAAGRVESLGDGVDDLPLGTRVVMTFLPRCGECAGCRTDGQMPCIPGSAANNAGTLLDGGARLARDGAEVKHHLGVSGFATHAVVSRKSVVAVDDDIPADVAAVLGCAVLTGGGAVLNAGQPRPGQSVMVIGLGGVGMASVLTAVSVGAGEVIGVDGVPDKLATARELGATQTYSPAEREELGIKADIVIEAAGNARAFEAAVSATAPGGKTITVGLPAPDARSSISPLGLVAEARTIIGSYLGSAVPARDIPKYAQMWREGRLPVEKLISSRIGLDEINRGMDELADGNAIRQVITF; encoded by the coding sequence ATGAAGATTCGCGGCGCTGTACTCGAGGAGATCGGGCGGCCACGGCCGTTCGCGGAATCGCTTCCCATTTCGATCTCGGAGTTGGAACTTGCACCTCCCGGCCCCGGCGAGCTTCTCGTCCGGATCGAAGCGGCGGGGCTCTGCCACTCGGATCTGTCGGTCGTCGACGGCAACAGGGTCCGGCCGGTGCCGATGCTCCTCGGCCATGAGGCAGCAGGGCGGGTCGAATCGCTCGGTGACGGCGTCGACGATCTGCCCCTCGGGACCCGCGTCGTCATGACCTTCCTGCCACGCTGCGGTGAGTGCGCAGGATGCCGAACCGACGGCCAGATGCCGTGCATTCCAGGAAGTGCTGCCAACAACGCGGGAACTCTGCTCGACGGCGGTGCACGGCTGGCCCGTGACGGCGCCGAGGTCAAGCATCACCTCGGAGTCTCGGGCTTTGCGACTCACGCTGTGGTCAGCCGCAAATCGGTAGTGGCTGTGGACGACGACATTCCCGCCGATGTTGCCGCTGTTCTCGGCTGCGCTGTACTCACCGGTGGCGGTGCGGTTCTCAACGCTGGGCAGCCGAGGCCAGGTCAGTCGGTGATGGTGATCGGACTGGGCGGCGTCGGCATGGCGTCGGTTCTCACTGCAGTCTCGGTCGGGGCAGGCGAAGTCATCGGGGTCGACGGAGTCCCGGACAAATTGGCCACTGCGCGTGAACTCGGTGCCACACAGACATATTCGCCTGCCGAGCGCGAAGAGCTGGGGATCAAGGCAGATATCGTCATCGAGGCCGCCGGAAACGCGCGGGCGTTCGAAGCTGCTGTCTCGGCGACAGCACCGGGTGGTAAGACGATCACCGTCGGCCTCCCGGCTCCCGACGCGAGGTCGTCGATCTCGCCACTCGGTCTCGTCGCCGAGGCACGAACGATCATCGGCAGCTATCTCGGTTCCGCGGTGCCTGCGCGAGATATTCCGAAGTATGCCCAGATGTGGCGTGAGGGACGGCTTCCCGTGGAGAAGCTGATCAGCTCGCGCATCGGTCTCGACGAGATCAACCGCGGCATGGACGAACTCGCAGACGGCAACGCCATCCGGCAGGTAATCACGTTCTAG